One Tunturibacter gelidoferens genomic region harbors:
- a CDS encoding site-2 protease family protein has translation MTLACPECHSIVYARHLKGLGQLAVSQEQERAWPQARETWQQMLQWLPAGTEQSQMVAGHLAAIDGRIEQGEQRTATWKKRLGPLAPAAFFLMKAKTFLFALLKFKFLFSFFAFFGVYWALFGWRFGLGFAVSILIHELGHYVAARRRGLKADLPVFLPGFGAYVRWYSMGISLDALSSIALAGPFAGLLAAAACAAMYFFTKVELWAALAHAGAWLNLINLVPVLGLDGAQATHALNRMQRGLILAAAILFFAFLHEGVFLFIAAGMAWRLFTGSAPENPSSATMIRYTLLLFLLGALMGLVPQTMRRF, from the coding sequence ATGACGCTCGCCTGTCCAGAGTGTCATTCGATTGTCTATGCGCGACACCTCAAGGGGCTTGGACAGCTAGCGGTATCGCAGGAGCAGGAGCGAGCCTGGCCGCAGGCACGTGAGACCTGGCAGCAGATGCTCCAGTGGCTGCCTGCCGGTACGGAGCAGAGCCAGATGGTGGCAGGGCACCTCGCAGCGATCGACGGGCGAATTGAGCAAGGGGAGCAACGAACGGCGACCTGGAAAAAGAGGCTGGGCCCGCTTGCCCCGGCTGCGTTCTTCCTCATGAAGGCGAAGACCTTCCTGTTCGCTCTGCTGAAGTTCAAATTTCTGTTCAGCTTCTTCGCCTTCTTCGGAGTCTACTGGGCGCTCTTTGGCTGGAGATTTGGTCTCGGCTTCGCTGTGTCGATCCTGATCCACGAGCTCGGGCACTATGTCGCAGCTCGTCGTCGCGGATTGAAGGCTGACCTTCCAGTGTTCTTGCCTGGGTTTGGGGCGTACGTGCGCTGGTACAGCATGGGGATCTCGCTCGACGCGCTCTCAAGCATTGCCCTGGCGGGGCCGTTCGCTGGATTGCTGGCTGCGGCAGCGTGCGCGGCAATGTATTTTTTCACGAAGGTCGAATTGTGGGCCGCGCTGGCTCACGCGGGCGCATGGCTGAATCTGATAAATCTGGTGCCGGTGTTGGGTCTTGACGGCGCGCAAGCGACTCACGCACTAAATCGTATGCAGCGCGGGTTGATCTTAGCCGCCGCCATTCTCTTCTTTGCGTTCCTGCATGAAGGGGTCTTTCTCTTCATCGCAGCCGGCATGGCGTGGCGTCTCTTTACGGGCTCGGCTCCGGAGAACCCGAGCAGTGCGACGATGATCCGTTACACCTTGCTGTTGTTCCTGCTGGGAGCCTTGATGGGGCTTGTGCCTCAGACCATGCGACGGTTTTAG
- the purN gene encoding phosphoribosylglycinamide formyltransferase codes for MHRIGILLSGRGSNFLAIAKAIHEQRLLGAEIAVVLSNLEDAPGLAAARQLNIPAFGVPSVGRKRAEHDAEMIARLHQHKVDLVCLAGYMRIISPVFVEAFPNRILNVHPSLLPAFPGLDAQGQALNYGAKVAGCTVHFVDEAVDHGVIILQKTVLVHDDDTDETLSARILEQEHRAYPEAIACVLSGEYSIQDRRYVRSKV; via the coding sequence ATGCACCGAATTGGAATTCTTCTCTCCGGCAGAGGCTCAAACTTTCTTGCGATCGCGAAGGCTATTCATGAGCAGCGTCTGCTCGGCGCGGAGATTGCCGTGGTGTTGTCGAACCTTGAAGATGCTCCGGGGCTGGCCGCGGCGCGCCAGCTAAATATTCCAGCGTTTGGAGTTCCTTCGGTTGGCCGCAAGCGCGCTGAGCATGACGCGGAGATGATTGCGCGTCTGCATCAGCACAAGGTGGATCTGGTCTGCCTGGCGGGATACATGCGCATCATCTCTCCGGTGTTTGTGGAGGCATTTCCGAACCGCATTCTCAACGTGCATCCATCGCTGCTTCCCGCCTTTCCTGGGCTCGACGCACAAGGGCAAGCGCTGAACTACGGGGCCAAAGTGGCTGGATGTACGGTTCACTTTGTCGATGAAGCGGTGGATCATGGCGTCATCATCCTGCAGAAGACCGTGTTAGTCCACGACGACGATACCGACGAGACATTATCGGCTCGCATCCTCGAACAGGAGCACCGTGCCTACCCGGAGGCGATTGCCTGCGTGCTCAGCGGCGAATACTCCATACAGGATCGACGTTACGTCCGCAGCAAAGTCTAA
- a CDS encoding amidase → MKIRVSVCFVFVAVSLFSGSLTSAQGAPSSATTPTSQATMDRDLMEVTIPRLEELYRANKYTVTEVVEWYLTRIARYNGIYRAVQTVDARNALATAAREDAEAKAGGSSFRRGPMWGVPIVTKANTSIKGLITTDGWKGYMIPGHELVAPKDATIVAKLRTAGAVILGQTNMPDFAASDTNRSTAFGRTGNAYDVRFSPGGSSGGTVTAVTGNFALLGNGTDTGNSIRMPSATSSVVGVFPTRGLVSIAGIAPLDWLLDNTGPIARTVTDATIALDVMAGEDAADARTTGSAAEAQKGPYTQYLKADALKGKRFGVPAFILAGAGIPFQGIPASATASKVAEDTEDSREPLRPETRAAFMKSVEGLRAAGATVVFDDSILPDSFAVTVARVGTFPYVKEGTEKFLAEYGPAQYHSAAEYESVIGSRLPPTIIGGADPATRRGRATIVQESIESDPQAEANFYGPRKKALEAYNETLDRLHLDGFVYPATQMPPPDETMPQNGKLSEGPHSDTGWVNMIGVPAVVVPGGFYPDGLPFGLEISARPWRDGDLLGWAYAYEQATKHRRPPVLVEKGLLPDAR, encoded by the coding sequence ATGAAGATTCGAGTCAGCGTTTGCTTTGTTTTCGTCGCAGTCAGCTTGTTTTCTGGTTCTCTCACAAGCGCGCAAGGTGCTCCTTCTTCAGCAACTACCCCAACTTCGCAGGCTACGATGGATCGCGACCTGATGGAGGTCACGATTCCTCGCCTGGAGGAGTTGTACCGCGCGAACAAGTACACCGTGACTGAGGTGGTCGAATGGTATTTGACGCGGATCGCGCGGTACAACGGAATCTATCGCGCGGTGCAGACTGTTGATGCACGGAATGCGTTGGCCACTGCAGCTCGCGAGGATGCGGAAGCGAAGGCTGGAGGAAGCAGTTTTCGGCGTGGACCGATGTGGGGCGTTCCGATTGTGACGAAAGCGAATACGAGCATCAAGGGATTGATTACAACCGATGGCTGGAAGGGCTACATGATTCCAGGACACGAGCTGGTGGCACCGAAGGATGCGACCATCGTCGCAAAGCTTCGAACTGCGGGAGCGGTGATTCTGGGGCAGACGAACATGCCGGACTTTGCAGCGAGCGATACGAATCGCAGCACTGCGTTTGGGCGGACGGGAAACGCTTACGATGTGCGGTTCAGTCCGGGTGGCTCGTCGGGAGGAACGGTGACGGCGGTGACGGGCAACTTTGCGCTGCTGGGCAATGGGACCGACACGGGGAACTCGATTCGCATGCCGTCGGCGACGAGCTCGGTGGTGGGAGTGTTTCCGACGCGAGGGCTGGTGAGTATCGCGGGGATCGCGCCGCTGGACTGGCTGCTCGACAATACGGGGCCGATCGCACGAACAGTGACCGATGCGACGATTGCGCTGGACGTAATGGCCGGCGAGGACGCTGCGGATGCGCGGACGACGGGTTCCGCGGCGGAGGCTCAGAAAGGGCCCTATACGCAGTATCTGAAGGCGGATGCGCTAAAGGGCAAGCGGTTTGGTGTGCCGGCTTTCATTCTTGCAGGGGCGGGGATTCCGTTTCAGGGGATTCCTGCATCGGCGACGGCGAGTAAAGTAGCAGAGGATACCGAAGATTCGCGTGAGCCGTTACGGCCAGAGACCCGGGCAGCGTTTATGAAATCGGTTGAAGGTCTGCGAGCTGCGGGAGCCACGGTGGTATTCGATGATTCGATTCTGCCGGACAGCTTTGCGGTGACGGTGGCGCGCGTGGGGACGTTTCCTTATGTAAAGGAGGGTACAGAGAAGTTTCTGGCGGAGTACGGCCCGGCGCAGTATCACTCGGCGGCGGAGTATGAAAGTGTGATTGGCTCGCGGTTGCCGCCGACGATTATTGGTGGCGCGGATCCGGCGACGCGACGAGGACGGGCGACCATTGTGCAGGAGTCGATCGAGAGCGACCCGCAGGCTGAAGCCAATTTTTACGGGCCGCGGAAAAAAGCGCTCGAGGCTTATAACGAGACTCTCGACCGGCTGCATCTGGACGGGTTTGTCTACCCGGCAACGCAGATGCCTCCGCCGGATGAGACGATGCCGCAGAATGGAAAGCTCAGCGAGGGGCCGCACAGCGATACGGGGTGGGTGAACATGATCGGCGTGCCTGCGGTGGTGGTGCCTGGTGGATTCTATCCCGACGGATTGCCGTTCGGACTGGAGATCTCGGCGCGTCCCTGGAGAGATGGGGATCTGCTGGGCTGGGCTTACGCGTATGAGCAGGCGACGAAGCATCGCAGGCCCCCGGTGCTGGTGGAGAAGGGTTTGCTTCCGGATGCACGATGA
- a CDS encoding DUF6629 family protein: MCFSATANFVGSAILGGIGVATLTEVKHRRELLFAAMPCLFAFHQFIEGFVWLGLDGILSPGVTHSAGAAYTLYAQGLLPFLLPLSVLLIEPTLKQRRQVLPFVILGGALMLYVLWGLIAYPLQVSVQDNSIVYVNTITTTTFIAILYVIATCGSLFFSGYRDLITLAWLNLVGLLVVMLVKRYAFTSVWCAYAAVVSVIIYFFFRRSRPHRPSSYALAA; encoded by the coding sequence ATGTGCTTCTCCGCAACCGCGAACTTTGTCGGGAGCGCCATCCTGGGCGGAATCGGTGTCGCCACGCTCACCGAAGTAAAACATCGCCGCGAGCTGCTCTTTGCCGCGATGCCCTGTCTCTTCGCGTTCCATCAGTTCATCGAAGGCTTTGTCTGGTTGGGTCTTGACGGAATACTTTCGCCCGGAGTAACCCACAGCGCCGGCGCCGCCTACACGCTCTACGCGCAGGGCCTGCTGCCGTTTCTCCTTCCTCTCAGCGTGCTGCTCATTGAGCCCACCCTGAAGCAGCGCCGCCAGGTGCTCCCATTCGTCATTCTCGGCGGCGCGCTCATGCTGTACGTGCTCTGGGGCCTCATCGCGTATCCGCTGCAGGTCTCTGTGCAGGACAACAGCATCGTCTACGTCAACACCATCACGACCACCACCTTCATCGCGATCCTCTATGTCATTGCCACCTGCGGCTCGCTCTTCTTCTCCGGCTATCGCGATCTCATTACCCTGGCTTGGCTTAACCTCGTGGGGTTGCTCGTTGTCATGCTGGTCAAGCGCTATGCCTTCACTTCAGTCTGGTGCGCCTACGCCGCCGTCGTCAGCGTCATCATCTACTTTTTCTTTCGACGCAGCCGTCCGCATCGTCCGTCTAGTTACGCCCTGGCTGCGTAG
- the purM gene encoding phosphoribosylformylglycinamidine cyclo-ligase codes for MKQSGAGEKAKSPAKKSISYADAGVDITSGDRSKQRIKMLARKTFNRQVLSEIGGFGGLFALDLEKFPNPVLVSSADGVGTKLKVAFELGIHHTVGQDLVNHCVNDIAVQGATPLFFLDYLATGKLEDMVIERVVQGISEACKANGCALIGGETAQMPGFYADGEYDLAGTIIGAVSRDKIITGEHIQIGDVLVGLPSNGLHTNGYSLARKLLFEVAKYGPEQYINELKDKTGAALMRTHRSYLSVIKKLTGAEVVSGMAHITGGGITENLPRILPKGMGALIDRASWTVPPLFEHLQQLGNVDEDEMLRTFNMGIGLIAVIPAEKIKKAKAILNRANERHCLIGRVVRGERKVSYN; via the coding sequence CTGAAGCAGTCCGGCGCTGGAGAAAAGGCCAAGAGTCCCGCGAAGAAGAGCATCAGTTACGCGGATGCCGGCGTCGACATCACCTCCGGCGACCGCAGCAAGCAGCGCATCAAGATGCTGGCGCGCAAGACCTTCAACCGGCAGGTGCTGAGCGAGATCGGCGGCTTTGGCGGCCTGTTCGCGCTGGACCTCGAAAAGTTTCCCAACCCCGTGCTGGTCTCGAGCGCGGACGGCGTTGGCACGAAGCTGAAGGTCGCGTTTGAGCTGGGCATTCACCATACCGTCGGACAGGACCTCGTCAACCACTGCGTGAACGACATCGCAGTGCAGGGCGCGACGCCGCTGTTCTTCCTTGACTACCTAGCCACTGGCAAGCTGGAAGACATGGTGATCGAGCGGGTCGTGCAAGGTATCAGTGAGGCCTGCAAAGCTAACGGCTGCGCGCTGATCGGGGGCGAGACCGCGCAGATGCCGGGCTTCTACGCGGACGGCGAGTACGATCTCGCCGGAACGATCATTGGTGCGGTGAGCCGCGACAAGATCATCACCGGAGAGCATATTCAAATCGGGGATGTGCTCGTGGGTCTGCCGTCAAACGGATTGCATACGAACGGGTATTCGCTGGCGCGGAAACTGCTGTTCGAAGTCGCAAAGTATGGTCCCGAGCAGTACATCAACGAGCTGAAGGACAAGACCGGAGCCGCCTTGATGCGGACGCACCGCAGCTATCTGTCGGTCATCAAGAAGCTGACGGGAGCCGAGGTGGTAAGCGGCATGGCGCACATCACTGGCGGCGGGATCACAGAGAATCTGCCGCGCATCCTGCCGAAGGGCATGGGAGCGCTGATCGACCGCGCGTCGTGGACGGTGCCACCGCTGTTTGAACATCTGCAACAGCTGGGCAATGTGGATGAGGACGAGATGCTTCGGACCTTCAACATGGGCATCGGGCTGATCGCGGTGATTCCGGCGGAGAAGATCAAAAAGGCAAAGGCGATTCTGAACCGCGCGAACGAACGGCACTGCCTGATAGGCCGTGTTGTGCGCGGAGAACGCAAGGTCAGCTACAACTAG
- a CDS encoding thiol-disulfide oxidoreductase DCC family protein, with protein MTEPEYAEIEGRALLLYDGVCALCNGVVQFLLKHDRQERLRYAPLQSALGHEILGRLGIHIFPDGVMLLTDALTPQERLYQRSDAVAAALKLLAAPWRLLGRLVTLVPRPMREFGYGVIARVRYRIFGRYDTCPLPPLGQRRKLLGVYE; from the coding sequence ATGACCGAGCCAGAATATGCAGAGATTGAGGGCCGGGCACTACTGCTGTACGACGGCGTCTGCGCACTGTGCAACGGCGTGGTGCAGTTCCTGCTCAAACACGACCGGCAAGAGAGATTACGATATGCCCCGCTGCAGAGCGCTCTCGGCCATGAGATCCTTGGCCGCCTGGGCATTCACATCTTTCCCGACGGCGTGATGTTGCTGACCGATGCCCTGACTCCGCAGGAACGGCTCTACCAGCGTTCGGATGCGGTAGCCGCAGCGCTGAAGTTGCTCGCAGCACCGTGGAGGCTTCTGGGGCGACTGGTGACGCTGGTGCCGCGGCCCATGCGCGAGTTCGGCTACGGAGTGATCGCCCGCGTTCGCTATCGAATCTTTGGACGCTACGACACATGTCCTCTGCCACCTTTGGGGCAGCGACGAAAACTTTTGGGCGTGTACGAATAA
- the hemL gene encoding glutamate-1-semialdehyde 2,1-aminomutase — protein sequence MSRSLTRSRQLQLRAEKFLPGGVDSPVRAFRAVGGDPPFVTHAEGAYLFDADGNKYLDFFGSWGPMILGHAFPPVVESIQKAASRGASFGASTAAEADLAELVTRCFPSVEKLRFVSSGTEACMSAIRLARGFTGRNFVIKFEGCYHGHSDAMLVKAGSGVATLGIPGSAGVPAETAMHTLALPYNNLGAVREAFAVRPDEIACVIVEPVVGNAGTIAPAAEYLQGLRAITAEHGALFILDEVMTGFRLSLGGAQQVYGVTPDLTTLGKIIGGGLPCGAFGGRADVMEFLAPLGPVYQAGTLSGNPLAMAAGFATLSHLLKHEEEVYNGLESTTSRIAEGVAGVAREAGISLTTNRVGSMFTWFFTDRPVTDFASAATSDTAAFGRFHRAMLDEGVWLPPSQFEAAFVSTAHGEAEIGMVLEAARKSLSRDRPE from the coding sequence ATGTCCCGGTCTCTTACCCGCTCCCGTCAACTGCAGCTTCGTGCTGAAAAATTCCTGCCTGGAGGCGTCGACTCGCCGGTGCGGGCGTTTCGTGCCGTGGGAGGGGATCCGCCGTTCGTTACCCATGCGGAAGGGGCCTATCTGTTTGATGCGGATGGAAATAAGTATCTCGACTTCTTTGGCTCCTGGGGGCCGATGATCCTCGGCCACGCCTTTCCGCCGGTGGTCGAGTCGATTCAGAAGGCTGCCTCGCGTGGAGCGAGCTTCGGAGCCTCTACTGCTGCAGAGGCAGATCTGGCTGAGCTGGTGACGCGGTGTTTTCCTTCGGTCGAAAAGCTGCGCTTCGTCAGCTCCGGCACGGAGGCCTGTATGTCGGCTATCCGACTTGCTCGTGGATTCACTGGCCGCAACTTCGTGATCAAGTTCGAAGGCTGCTATCACGGCCACTCGGATGCCATGCTGGTCAAAGCCGGCAGCGGCGTCGCGACGCTGGGAATTCCAGGCTCGGCAGGGGTTCCCGCAGAGACTGCCATGCATACGCTTGCTCTGCCCTATAACAATCTCGGGGCTGTGAGAGAAGCCTTCGCAGTGCGGCCGGACGAGATCGCCTGTGTCATCGTGGAGCCGGTTGTAGGCAACGCCGGGACGATCGCCCCCGCCGCCGAGTACCTGCAGGGTCTGCGAGCAATCACCGCGGAGCACGGTGCGCTGTTCATTCTGGACGAGGTCATGACGGGGTTTCGTCTTTCGCTTGGAGGGGCGCAGCAGGTATATGGAGTTACCCCGGATCTTACGACGCTGGGCAAGATCATCGGCGGCGGTTTGCCCTGCGGGGCGTTTGGCGGGCGGGCTGATGTGATGGAGTTTCTGGCTCCGCTGGGGCCAGTTTATCAGGCTGGAACGTTGAGTGGGAATCCGCTTGCGATGGCTGCAGGATTCGCTACGTTGAGCCACCTCTTGAAGCATGAGGAGGAGGTCTACAACGGGCTTGAGAGCACTACCTCGCGCATCGCTGAGGGAGTTGCGGGCGTGGCTCGAGAGGCGGGGATTTCGCTGACGACCAATCGTGTTGGGTCAATGTTTACGTGGTTTTTCACGGATAGGCCAGTCACTGATTTTGCGAGTGCGGCTACGTCGGATACGGCAGCTTTTGGGCGATTTCATCGGGCTATGCTTGACGAGGGGGTGTGGTTGCCGCCGAGTCAGTTCGAGGCTGCTTTTGTTTCGACGGCCCATGGGGAGGCGGAGATCGGGATGGTCCTTGAGGCTGCCCGCAAGTCTCTCTCGAGAGATCGGCCGGAGTAA
- a CDS encoding VOC family protein, translated as MKMQRREVLGVLTAAAGSALLPGAFAVAERTTAANPNSLPKERVTGVGGIFFRAHDPKALAQWYQDHLGVFVTPQSKDDPVWNQQAGPTSFTPFSEKTNYFGDATKQWMINFRVGDLAKMAAQLEAAGIAVKVDPTTYPYGRFARLHDPEGNPIELWQPVNAATVK; from the coding sequence ATGAAGATGCAACGCCGTGAGGTGCTTGGGGTGCTCACAGCTGCTGCCGGATCGGCACTATTGCCGGGGGCTTTTGCGGTCGCAGAGCGGACGACCGCCGCGAACCCGAACTCTCTGCCGAAGGAACGGGTGACTGGTGTCGGCGGCATCTTCTTTCGCGCGCATGATCCGAAGGCGTTGGCGCAGTGGTATCAGGACCACCTTGGCGTCTTCGTCACTCCGCAGAGCAAAGACGATCCAGTGTGGAATCAGCAGGCCGGACCGACGAGTTTTACGCCCTTTTCCGAGAAGACCAATTACTTTGGCGACGCGACGAAGCAGTGGATGATCAACTTTCGTGTGGGCGATCTGGCCAAGATGGCCGCACAGCTGGAAGCAGCGGGAATCGCGGTGAAGGTGGACCCGACGACCTATCCGTACGGGCGCTTTGCACGTCTTCATGATCCGGAAGGCAACCCAATCGAGCTGTGGCAGCCGGTGAATGCGGCCACCGTGAAGTAG
- a CDS encoding NADP-dependent oxidoreductase: MKAVVLHEYGGPDQLKYEEWDDPQVGDGQILIRVTAAGVNPIDWKIRSGAMKDFMPLELPAILGYDYSGVVHSVGKGVKGYVEGDKVFGRAGKTYAEFLLADLAGLSKVPDGLDPIEAAALPVVLNTGHQLITEAGKVQPGQTVIITGALGSVGRTAVWVAKKLGAHVIAGVRGSQKKAAEELGADAVLALDSQQEMDALALVEVVADTIGGKISDALLTKVKPGGTYASVVGPPPNAKVYPNVKVVAFGSHPDVAGMRSLAEDIANGRFKISIDRTMPLADAAKAHAEAEKGGIGKILLLA, translated from the coding sequence ATGAAAGCAGTTGTGCTGCACGAGTACGGCGGGCCCGATCAACTGAAGTATGAGGAGTGGGACGATCCCCAGGTGGGCGACGGCCAGATCCTGATTCGCGTCACTGCAGCGGGAGTCAATCCGATCGATTGGAAGATTCGCAGCGGCGCCATGAAGGATTTTATGCCGCTGGAGCTGCCCGCCATCCTCGGTTACGACTACTCCGGCGTTGTGCACTCAGTCGGCAAAGGCGTCAAAGGATACGTCGAGGGCGACAAGGTCTTCGGGCGCGCCGGCAAGACCTATGCCGAGTTCCTTTTGGCTGATCTTGCGGGCTTGTCAAAGGTTCCGGATGGACTTGATCCCATCGAAGCTGCTGCGCTGCCGGTGGTGCTGAATACGGGGCATCAGCTCATCACTGAGGCCGGCAAGGTTCAGCCGGGCCAGACAGTCATCATTACCGGCGCACTGGGCAGCGTGGGCCGCACTGCGGTATGGGTGGCGAAGAAGCTTGGTGCTCATGTCATCGCCGGCGTTCGCGGGTCGCAGAAGAAGGCGGCCGAGGAGCTCGGGGCCGATGCTGTTCTCGCGCTCGATAGCCAACAGGAGATGGACGCGCTGGCTTTGGTCGAGGTCGTCGCAGATACGATTGGCGGCAAGATCAGCGACGCGCTTCTAACTAAAGTGAAGCCGGGGGGAACCTATGCGTCCGTGGTGGGCCCTCCCCCAAATGCGAAAGTTTATCCCAACGTAAAGGTGGTGGCTTTCGGCTCCCATCCTGACGTAGCGGGTATGCGTTCGCTCGCAGAAGACATTGCAAACGGAAGGTTCAAAATTTCTATTGATCGGACGATGCCGCTCGCCGACGCAGCGAAGGCGCATGCTGAAGCGGAGAAGGGCGGCATAGGCAAGATTCTGCTTTTAGCGTAA
- a CDS encoding cytochrome P460 family protein codes for MTELMRESIAPLGNGAWHGRDRSALKHKPMLGVMIAMLGVLLQGCTAGKSPSQGETSLANAAKDVTIPLEAGKMNNPLPETDEVISQGREVFLGSCAQCHGADARGDADLGRSMDPPAMDLSSGHVQHWSDAELFWIVQNGVRLTGMPAWKTSISENDTWKLARFIHKLPGTNAAAAPASTTVPAQTQATTSSQNKYTLKIPNGLAFSEFRGYESWQVIAVSHNGGAIAAILGNPVMINAYKAGIPGNGKPFPDGAKMAKVHWTAKVDSGQPGSPTVPGPQHDVDLMVKDGKRFADSGGWGYGVFEYDATSGNFRLGNLGDKPPQGSDAKCGFACHTAVKSKDYVFTAYGQR; via the coding sequence ATGACTGAACTCATGAGGGAATCTATCGCTCCGCTGGGGAATGGTGCGTGGCACGGACGTGATCGTAGCGCACTAAAACACAAGCCGATGCTTGGCGTGATGATCGCAATGCTCGGCGTCCTGCTTCAAGGTTGCACCGCAGGCAAATCCCCATCCCAGGGCGAAACCAGCCTGGCCAATGCAGCGAAAGACGTCACCATCCCATTGGAGGCAGGCAAGATGAACAACCCGCTGCCTGAGACCGACGAGGTCATCAGCCAGGGCCGCGAAGTCTTCCTCGGATCCTGCGCCCAATGCCACGGCGCCGATGCGCGCGGGGATGCGGACCTCGGCCGCAGCATGGATCCGCCTGCCATGGACCTCAGCTCGGGTCACGTCCAGCACTGGAGCGACGCCGAACTGTTCTGGATCGTACAGAACGGAGTCCGCCTCACCGGCATGCCTGCCTGGAAAACGAGTATCTCCGAGAACGACACCTGGAAGCTCGCCCGTTTCATCCACAAACTTCCCGGCACCAACGCCGCCGCCGCCCCCGCCTCCACAACAGTCCCGGCACAGACCCAGGCCACCACCTCCAGCCAGAATAAGTACACCCTCAAAATACCCAATGGCCTCGCCTTCTCTGAGTTCAGAGGATACGAAAGCTGGCAGGTGATCGCCGTCAGCCATAACGGAGGTGCGATCGCCGCCATCCTTGGAAATCCTGTGATGATCAACGCCTACAAGGCAGGAATTCCCGGTAACGGCAAGCCCTTTCCGGATGGTGCCAAGATGGCGAAGGTCCATTGGACCGCGAAGGTGGATTCCGGTCAACCCGGTTCGCCGACCGTGCCGGGCCCCCAGCATGACGTCGATCTCATGGTGAAGGACGGCAAAAGGTTCGCCGACAGCGGCGGATGGGGTTACGGTGTCTTCGAGTATGACGCCACGTCTGGCAACTTCAGGCTCGGCAACTTAGGGGACAAGCCTCCCCAGGGAAGCGACGCTAAGTGCGGTTTCGCCTGCCACACAGCAGTAAAGTCAAAAGATTACGTCTTCACGGCTTACGGGCAAAGGTGA
- a CDS encoding MFS transporter, whose product MSTTSTNPAAVGSNAPPVIDPELPAPLSMGDVLRVPMMRRLWYAQIISVFGDFLALFAVINVLTFKLHANAQEVTGVQIAYMLPIAVLGILAGVFVDRWPLKPTMVSSDSIRAGLCLLLIFATQIWHFYAILAAISVISSFFGPAQGVAIRSAVPLHGLRSANALMQQVMFGMRIIGPAIAGLMVSYMGAVSCYAFDSASFIGSALLIASVSFLAPGPKAAAPTPHAADASAIAKVWLDMKQGINFIIHHAALLFVILAMAAGMFVLGCFGPLIAIYVRDSLHASTKSFAIASAMIGLGMLIGINGLNTFGKKLKDTLLVYSGLCGIAVGLVILTALPHLWSTILGNLIIGFSVAGIIVPSQTLFQKATPPELMGRVGSTFMSIIFTAQISGLVLSGILTHYIGVRRVFALCAAMLVVLMAVGKIWMEPKPAAPQPA is encoded by the coding sequence ATGAGCACAACCTCCACCAACCCGGCAGCCGTTGGGTCGAATGCGCCACCCGTCATCGACCCCGAACTTCCAGCACCCCTATCCATGGGAGACGTCCTCCGCGTCCCCATGATGCGCCGTCTCTGGTACGCCCAGATCATCTCCGTCTTCGGCGACTTCCTCGCACTCTTCGCCGTCATCAACGTCCTCACCTTCAAACTTCACGCCAACGCCCAGGAGGTCACCGGCGTGCAGATCGCCTACATGCTGCCCATCGCGGTCCTCGGCATCCTCGCCGGGGTCTTCGTCGACCGCTGGCCCCTCAAGCCCACCATGGTCTCCAGCGACTCCATCCGCGCAGGCCTCTGCCTCCTGCTCATCTTCGCCACGCAGATCTGGCACTTCTACGCGATCCTCGCCGCCATCAGCGTCATCTCCAGCTTCTTCGGCCCCGCCCAGGGAGTCGCCATCCGCTCAGCAGTCCCCCTCCACGGCCTCCGCTCCGCAAACGCACTCATGCAGCAGGTCATGTTCGGCATGCGCATCATCGGCCCCGCCATCGCCGGCCTCATGGTCTCCTACATGGGAGCCGTCAGCTGTTACGCCTTCGACTCCGCCAGCTTCATCGGCTCCGCGCTCCTCATCGCATCCGTCTCCTTCCTCGCACCCGGACCCAAGGCCGCCGCGCCAACACCCCACGCCGCAGACGCATCTGCCATCGCCAAAGTGTGGCTCGACATGAAACAGGGCATCAACTTCATCATCCACCACGCCGCCCTGCTCTTCGTCATCCTCGCCATGGCGGCCGGCATGTTCGTCCTCGGCTGCTTCGGCCCGCTCATCGCCATCTACGTGCGCGACTCCCTCCACGCCTCCACCAAATCCTTCGCCATCGCCTCAGCGATGATCGGCCTCGGCATGCTGATCGGCATCAACGGCCTCAACACCTTCGGCAAAAAGCTAAAGGACACCCTCCTCGTCTACTCCGGCCTCTGCGGCATCGCCGTCGGTCTGGTCATCCTCACGGCGCTGCCACACCTGTGGTCGACGATCCTCGGAAACCTCATCATCGGCTTCTCCGTCGCCGGCATCATCGTCCCCTCCCAAACCCTCTTCCAGAAAGCAACACCACCGGAGCTGATGGGCCGCGTAGGCTCCACCTTCATGTCCATCATCTTCACCGCCCAGATCTCAGGCCTCGTCCTCTCCGGCATCCTCACCCACTACATCGGCGTGCGTCGCGTCTTCGCCCTCTGCGCCGCCATGCTGGTGGTCCTCATGGCAGTAGGCAAAATCTGGATGGAACCAAAACCCGCAGCCCCGCAGCCCGCCTGA